From a region of the Panicum virgatum strain AP13 chromosome 2K, P.virgatum_v5, whole genome shotgun sequence genome:
- the LOC120695423 gene encoding predicted GPI-anchored protein 58, which yields MPAQKRPSAPSPSAAAGAGSPPPASSLPPPAAESAEKKPKREENGAEANGNANGERAPRATPPSPLADGVLPPRSRRADSDAKAVAAAAEASESEAADAVNQGHPRAARGAAAAAHGGPSREAHGGSGGREAGPGRADAMAGGGDRGIGVILLPQLVIGSTIGV from the exons atGCCCGCCCAGAAGCGCCCGtccgcgccctccccctccgcgGCCGCTGGCGCCGGCTCGCCCCCTCCCGCGtcctccctgccgccgcccgcggccgagTCCGCGGAGAAGAAGCCAAAGCGGGAGGAGAATGGCGCCGAGGCCAACGGAAACGCCAACGGTGAGCGTGCCCCCCGCGCCACCCCGCCCTCTCCGCTCGCCGACGGCGTCCTTCCTCCTAGATCTCGGCGCGCTGATTCCGACgcgaaggcggtggcggcggcggcggaggcgtcggAGTCGGAGGCGGCGGACGCCGTGAACCAGGGGCACCCACGGGCAgctcgcggggcggcggcggcggcccacggtGGCCCGAGCAGGGAAGCTCAcgggggcagcggcgggcgggagGCCGGGCCGGGGCGGGCGGACGCCATGGCGGGCGGAGGAGACCGGG GGATAGGAGTAATACTTTTACCACAATTGGTTATTGGTTCCACAATTGGTGTGTAA
- the LOC120683494 gene encoding pyruvate dehydrogenase E1 component subunit beta-2, mitochondrial, protein MLGAARRQLGSGPMLVQVLRRLRPAAATEAARGYSAAAKEMTVRDALNSALDEEMSADPSVFLMGEEVGEYQGAYKISKGLLDKYGPDRVLDTPITEAGFTGIGVGAAYQGLRPIVEFMTFNFAMQAIDHIINSAAKSNYMSAGQISVPIVFRGPNGAAAGVGAQHSQCYAAWYAHVPGLKVLTPYSAEDARGLLKAAIRDPDPVIFLENELLYGESFPVSAEVLDSSFCLPIGKAKVEREGKDVTITTYSKMVGYALQAAEILSKEGISAEVINLRSIRPLDRAAINASVRKTNRLVTVEEGFPQHGIGAEICMSVVEESFEYLDAPVERIAGADVPMPYAANLERMAVPQVDDIVRAAKRACYRAVPMAATA, encoded by the exons ATGCTGGGCGCCGCGAGGAGGCAGCTTGGATCCGGTCCC ATGCTGGTGCAGGTCCTGCGGCGGctccgcccggcggcggcgaccgaggCGGCGAGGGGGTACTCCGCCGCGGCGAAGGAG ATGACTGTCCGTGATGCATTGAACTCTGCACTGGATGAAGAGATGTCTGCTGATCCTTCTGTCTTCCTGATGGGAGAAGAG GTTGGAGAGTATCAAGGTGCATACAAG ATTTCTAAAGGCTTGCTTGACAAGTATGGTCCTGATAGGGTTCTTGACACGCCTATCACAGAG GCTGGCTTTACTGGCATTGGTGTTGGTGCAGCTTATCAAGGTCTTCGGCCTATTGTAGAATTTATGACATTTAATTTCGCGATGCAG GCTATTGATCATATCATCAATTCAGCTGCCAAGTCAAACTACATGTCAGCTGGTCAAATCTCTGTTCCTATTGTTTTTAGAGGACCTAATGGAGCTGCTGCTGGAGTTGGGGCACAACACTCACAG TGTTATGCAGCTTGGTATGCTCATGTTCCAGGACTTAAGGTTCTGACACCATACTCTGCAGAAGATGCTAGAGGCTTGCTAAAAGCCGCTATTAGGGATCCTGACCCTGTTATTTTCCTGGAAAATGAATTGCT TTATGGAGAATCATTCCCTGTTTCTGCTGAAGTGCTTGATTCTAGTTTCTGCCTGCCAATAGGCAAAGCTAAG GTAGAACGTGAGGGTAAAGATGTTACCATTACCACATACTCCAAGATGGTTGGTTATGCTCTCCAG GCTGCAGAGATACTGTCCAAGGAAGGAATCAGTGCTGAG GTGATCAACCTTCGATCAATCAGACCACTTGACAGAGCTGCTATCAATGCATCTGTCAGGAAGACCAACAGATTGGTGACTGTTGAAGAAGGGTTCCCCCAGCATGGGATTGGTGCTGAGATATG CATGTCTGTCGTAGAAGAAAGCTTTGAGTACCTTGATGCACCAGTTGAGAGGATCGCTGGAGCTGATGTACCTATGCCCTATGCTGCTAACCTTGAGAGAATGGCTGTTCCACAG GTAGATGACATTGTGCGGGCAGCAAAGCGGGCCTGCTACAGGGCAGTGCCAATGGCAGCAACGGCCTGA
- the LOC120683519 gene encoding uncharacterized protein At2g33490-like isoform X2, which produces MKSSLRKLRGFALQRHEQRVDSDRGRGHSTAAVAAADELLLAAQDMADMRSCYDNLLSVAAAIANSAYEFSEALQEMGTCLIKRVTPNKDGINDKVLLLLGKSQFELRKLVDSYRVHVLNTITTPSQSLLNELQTVEVMKRQCDEKRELYEFMLNAQKERGRSKGAKGDTGASEQLKQAQEDYQEEATLFLFRLKSLKQGQFRSLFTQAARHHAAQLNLFRKGLKSLEAVEPHVRLAAEQQHIDHQFSALEEEDYFVEDENDDDYNDSHDGELSFDYGENKEVEESVNASRSHTEDFFNRTKEEYSSIPRERQRIVSQSAPLFPEKKLETEDKIKDLRRSATRKLNTYVLPTPNDVRATSQIVSGNPTSGPLDSRGAFPSPPHPSAEMGDLRDNKLHSPARLSNAQSVLKESNINTAETRKLLPVGDMALPGYYDLKTSDNKKVKRGSFSGPIASRPRSTENIDVLSAAPRHSSAHQPIHVRVSPGNSPPPISSPKIKELHELPRPPVNSSKHTAFPSLVAHSAPLVPNSASLVPKVQDHFRARQTPPSTASPLPTPPTPPGPIARSFSIPSRGMRTDSKETEEHQDKGAARMSLSSLPSTQTFLEDRQPLSAAAESVSKT; this is translated from the exons ATGAAGTCGTCGCTGCGGAAGCTGCGGGGCTTCGCGCTGCAGCGGCACGAGCAGCGGGTGGACAGCGACCGCGGCCGGGGCcactccaccgccgccgtggctgCGGCGGACGAGCTCCTCTTGGCTGCCCAG GATATGGCAGATATGAGGAGCTGTTATGATAACTTACTTTCTGTTGCCGCAGCAATTGCAAATAGTGCATATG AGTTCTCTGAAGCCCTTCAAGAAATGGGAACTTGTTTGATTAAAAGGGTTACGCCAAATAAGGATGGCATAAATG ATAAGGTTTTACTGTTGCTCGGGAAATCACAATTTGAACTTCGGAAACTTGTAGATAGTTAT CGTGTGCATGTTCTTAATACCATCACCACTCCATCACAGTCCCTTCTGAATGAGCTTCAAACCGTGGAG GTAATGAAGCGTCAGTGTGATGAAAAGAG AGAATTGTACGAGTTCATGCTAAATGCGCAGAAAGAAAGGGGAAGATCTAAGGGTGCTAAAGGTGATACAGGAGCATCAGAGCAACTGAAACAAGCTCAGGAAGATTATCAAGAGGAAGCAACTCTTTTTCTATTCCGGTTAAAATCATTGAAGCAAGGGCAGTTCCGAAgtcttttcactcaagctgccAGGCATCATGCTGCACAG CTAAATTTGTTCAGAAAGGGGCTCAAGTCCCTTGAGGCTGTAGAGCCACATGTTAGGCTTGCTGCTGAGCAGCAACACATTGACCATCAGTTCAGTGCACTTGAGGAGGAGGATTACTTTGTTGAGGATGAAAATGATGATGATTACAATGACAGTCATGATGGAGAGCTGTCTTTTGATTATGGAGAAAATAAAGAAGTCGAGGAATCTGTTAATGCTTCCAGGAGTCATACAGAG GATTTTTTTAATAGAACCAAAGAAGAGTATTCTTCTATTCCACGTGAAAGACAAAGAATTGTCAGTCAGTCAGCACCACTTTTTCCTGAGAAAAAGCTCGAAACAGAAGATAAAATAAAAGATTTGCGGCGTTCCGCAACAAGGAAGTTAAACACTTATGTTTTGCCTACTCCAAATGATGTTCGAGCTACTTCTCAGATAGTTTCAGGAAATCCTACTTCTGGGCCTCTCGACAGCAGAGGTGCCTTTCCATCTCCTCCCCACCCATCTGCAGAAATGGGAGATTTGAGAGACAATAAACTACATAGTCCTGCAAGATTATCTAATGCACAGTCTGTGCTGAAAGAGAGCAATATCAATACTGCAGAAACAAGGAAACTACTCCCAGTGGGTGATATGGCCTTACCTGGCTATTATGACTTGAAGACTTCTGATAATAAAAAGGTTAAGAGAGGGTCATTTTCCGGCCCAATAGCTTCCAGACCACGGTCCACAGAGAACATTGATGTTCTTTCTGCAGCGCCCAGGCACAGCTCTGCGCATCAGCCAATTCATGTTAGAGTATCCCCCGGCAACTCACCGCCGCCTATTTCCTCACCGAAAATAAAGGAGCTTCATGAGCTTCCTCGACCGCCTGTTAATTCATCAAAACATACAGCTTTTCCCAGTTTGGTTGCTCACTCTGCCCCGTTGGTACCAAATTCTGCCTCATTGGTGCCCAAAGTCCAAGACCATTTTAGGGCAAGACAAACACCACCAAGTACCGCATCGCCTTTACCAACTCCACCAACACCACCTGGGCCTATAGCCCGTAGTTTCTCTATACCTTCTCGGGGCATGAGAACAGATAGTAAAGAGACAGAAGAGCATCAGGATAAGGGAGCTGCCAGAATGAGCCTTTCTTCTCTTCCTTCAACGCAAACATTCTTGGAAGATCGTCAGCCATTGTCAGCAGCTGCAGAATCAGTTAGCAAAACATAG
- the LOC120683519 gene encoding uncharacterized protein At2g33490-like isoform X1 produces MKSSLRKLRGFALQRHEQRVDSDRGRGHSTAAVAAADELLLAAQDMADMRSCYDNLLSVAAAIANSAYEFSEALQEMGTCLIKRVTPNKDGINDKVLLLLGKSQFELRKLVDSYRVHVLNTITTPSQSLLNELQTVEVMKRQCDEKRELYEFMLNAQKERGRSKGAKGDTGASEQLKQAQEDYQEEATLFLFRLKSLKQGQFRSLFTQAARHHAAQLNLFRKGLKSLEAVEPHVRLAAEQQHIDHQFSALEEEDYFVEDENDDDYNDSHDGELSFDYGENKEVEESVNASRSHTEQDFFNRTKEEYSSIPRERQRIVSQSAPLFPEKKLETEDKIKDLRRSATRKLNTYVLPTPNDVRATSQIVSGNPTSGPLDSRGAFPSPPHPSAEMGDLRDNKLHSPARLSNAQSVLKESNINTAETRKLLPVGDMALPGYYDLKTSDNKKVKRGSFSGPIASRPRSTENIDVLSAAPRHSSAHQPIHVRVSPGNSPPPISSPKIKELHELPRPPVNSSKHTAFPSLVAHSAPLVPNSASLVPKVQDHFRARQTPPSTASPLPTPPTPPGPIARSFSIPSRGMRTDSKETEEHQDKGAARMSLSSLPSTQTFLEDRQPLSAAAESVSKT; encoded by the exons ATGAAGTCGTCGCTGCGGAAGCTGCGGGGCTTCGCGCTGCAGCGGCACGAGCAGCGGGTGGACAGCGACCGCGGCCGGGGCcactccaccgccgccgtggctgCGGCGGACGAGCTCCTCTTGGCTGCCCAG GATATGGCAGATATGAGGAGCTGTTATGATAACTTACTTTCTGTTGCCGCAGCAATTGCAAATAGTGCATATG AGTTCTCTGAAGCCCTTCAAGAAATGGGAACTTGTTTGATTAAAAGGGTTACGCCAAATAAGGATGGCATAAATG ATAAGGTTTTACTGTTGCTCGGGAAATCACAATTTGAACTTCGGAAACTTGTAGATAGTTAT CGTGTGCATGTTCTTAATACCATCACCACTCCATCACAGTCCCTTCTGAATGAGCTTCAAACCGTGGAG GTAATGAAGCGTCAGTGTGATGAAAAGAG AGAATTGTACGAGTTCATGCTAAATGCGCAGAAAGAAAGGGGAAGATCTAAGGGTGCTAAAGGTGATACAGGAGCATCAGAGCAACTGAAACAAGCTCAGGAAGATTATCAAGAGGAAGCAACTCTTTTTCTATTCCGGTTAAAATCATTGAAGCAAGGGCAGTTCCGAAgtcttttcactcaagctgccAGGCATCATGCTGCACAG CTAAATTTGTTCAGAAAGGGGCTCAAGTCCCTTGAGGCTGTAGAGCCACATGTTAGGCTTGCTGCTGAGCAGCAACACATTGACCATCAGTTCAGTGCACTTGAGGAGGAGGATTACTTTGTTGAGGATGAAAATGATGATGATTACAATGACAGTCATGATGGAGAGCTGTCTTTTGATTATGGAGAAAATAAAGAAGTCGAGGAATCTGTTAATGCTTCCAGGAGTCATACAGAG CAGGATTTTTTTAATAGAACCAAAGAAGAGTATTCTTCTATTCCACGTGAAAGACAAAGAATTGTCAGTCAGTCAGCACCACTTTTTCCTGAGAAAAAGCTCGAAACAGAAGATAAAATAAAAGATTTGCGGCGTTCCGCAACAAGGAAGTTAAACACTTATGTTTTGCCTACTCCAAATGATGTTCGAGCTACTTCTCAGATAGTTTCAGGAAATCCTACTTCTGGGCCTCTCGACAGCAGAGGTGCCTTTCCATCTCCTCCCCACCCATCTGCAGAAATGGGAGATTTGAGAGACAATAAACTACATAGTCCTGCAAGATTATCTAATGCACAGTCTGTGCTGAAAGAGAGCAATATCAATACTGCAGAAACAAGGAAACTACTCCCAGTGGGTGATATGGCCTTACCTGGCTATTATGACTTGAAGACTTCTGATAATAAAAAGGTTAAGAGAGGGTCATTTTCCGGCCCAATAGCTTCCAGACCACGGTCCACAGAGAACATTGATGTTCTTTCTGCAGCGCCCAGGCACAGCTCTGCGCATCAGCCAATTCATGTTAGAGTATCCCCCGGCAACTCACCGCCGCCTATTTCCTCACCGAAAATAAAGGAGCTTCATGAGCTTCCTCGACCGCCTGTTAATTCATCAAAACATACAGCTTTTCCCAGTTTGGTTGCTCACTCTGCCCCGTTGGTACCAAATTCTGCCTCATTGGTGCCCAAAGTCCAAGACCATTTTAGGGCAAGACAAACACCACCAAGTACCGCATCGCCTTTACCAACTCCACCAACACCACCTGGGCCTATAGCCCGTAGTTTCTCTATACCTTCTCGGGGCATGAGAACAGATAGTAAAGAGACAGAAGAGCATCAGGATAAGGGAGCTGCCAGAATGAGCCTTTCTTCTCTTCCTTCAACGCAAACATTCTTGGAAGATCGTCAGCCATTGTCAGCAGCTGCAGAATCAGTTAGCAAAACATAG
- the LOC120683519 gene encoding uncharacterized protein At2g33490-like isoform X3 — MREDMADMRSCYDNLLSVAAAIANSAYEFSEALQEMGTCLIKRVTPNKDGINDKVLLLLGKSQFELRKLVDSYRVHVLNTITTPSQSLLNELQTVEVMKRQCDEKRELYEFMLNAQKERGRSKGAKGDTGASEQLKQAQEDYQEEATLFLFRLKSLKQGQFRSLFTQAARHHAAQLNLFRKGLKSLEAVEPHVRLAAEQQHIDHQFSALEEEDYFVEDENDDDYNDSHDGELSFDYGENKEVEESVNASRSHTEQDFFNRTKEEYSSIPRERQRIVSQSAPLFPEKKLETEDKIKDLRRSATRKLNTYVLPTPNDVRATSQIVSGNPTSGPLDSRGAFPSPPHPSAEMGDLRDNKLHSPARLSNAQSVLKESNINTAETRKLLPVGDMALPGYYDLKTSDNKKVKRGSFSGPIASRPRSTENIDVLSAAPRHSSAHQPIHVRVSPGNSPPPISSPKIKELHELPRPPVNSSKHTAFPSLVAHSAPLVPNSASLVPKVQDHFRARQTPPSTASPLPTPPTPPGPIARSFSIPSRGMRTDSKETEEHQDKGAARMSLSSLPSTQTFLEDRQPLSAAAESVSKT, encoded by the exons ATGCGTGAG GATATGGCAGATATGAGGAGCTGTTATGATAACTTACTTTCTGTTGCCGCAGCAATTGCAAATAGTGCATATG AGTTCTCTGAAGCCCTTCAAGAAATGGGAACTTGTTTGATTAAAAGGGTTACGCCAAATAAGGATGGCATAAATG ATAAGGTTTTACTGTTGCTCGGGAAATCACAATTTGAACTTCGGAAACTTGTAGATAGTTAT CGTGTGCATGTTCTTAATACCATCACCACTCCATCACAGTCCCTTCTGAATGAGCTTCAAACCGTGGAG GTAATGAAGCGTCAGTGTGATGAAAAGAG AGAATTGTACGAGTTCATGCTAAATGCGCAGAAAGAAAGGGGAAGATCTAAGGGTGCTAAAGGTGATACAGGAGCATCAGAGCAACTGAAACAAGCTCAGGAAGATTATCAAGAGGAAGCAACTCTTTTTCTATTCCGGTTAAAATCATTGAAGCAAGGGCAGTTCCGAAgtcttttcactcaagctgccAGGCATCATGCTGCACAG CTAAATTTGTTCAGAAAGGGGCTCAAGTCCCTTGAGGCTGTAGAGCCACATGTTAGGCTTGCTGCTGAGCAGCAACACATTGACCATCAGTTCAGTGCACTTGAGGAGGAGGATTACTTTGTTGAGGATGAAAATGATGATGATTACAATGACAGTCATGATGGAGAGCTGTCTTTTGATTATGGAGAAAATAAAGAAGTCGAGGAATCTGTTAATGCTTCCAGGAGTCATACAGAG CAGGATTTTTTTAATAGAACCAAAGAAGAGTATTCTTCTATTCCACGTGAAAGACAAAGAATTGTCAGTCAGTCAGCACCACTTTTTCCTGAGAAAAAGCTCGAAACAGAAGATAAAATAAAAGATTTGCGGCGTTCCGCAACAAGGAAGTTAAACACTTATGTTTTGCCTACTCCAAATGATGTTCGAGCTACTTCTCAGATAGTTTCAGGAAATCCTACTTCTGGGCCTCTCGACAGCAGAGGTGCCTTTCCATCTCCTCCCCACCCATCTGCAGAAATGGGAGATTTGAGAGACAATAAACTACATAGTCCTGCAAGATTATCTAATGCACAGTCTGTGCTGAAAGAGAGCAATATCAATACTGCAGAAACAAGGAAACTACTCCCAGTGGGTGATATGGCCTTACCTGGCTATTATGACTTGAAGACTTCTGATAATAAAAAGGTTAAGAGAGGGTCATTTTCCGGCCCAATAGCTTCCAGACCACGGTCCACAGAGAACATTGATGTTCTTTCTGCAGCGCCCAGGCACAGCTCTGCGCATCAGCCAATTCATGTTAGAGTATCCCCCGGCAACTCACCGCCGCCTATTTCCTCACCGAAAATAAAGGAGCTTCATGAGCTTCCTCGACCGCCTGTTAATTCATCAAAACATACAGCTTTTCCCAGTTTGGTTGCTCACTCTGCCCCGTTGGTACCAAATTCTGCCTCATTGGTGCCCAAAGTCCAAGACCATTTTAGGGCAAGACAAACACCACCAAGTACCGCATCGCCTTTACCAACTCCACCAACACCACCTGGGCCTATAGCCCGTAGTTTCTCTATACCTTCTCGGGGCATGAGAACAGATAGTAAAGAGACAGAAGAGCATCAGGATAAGGGAGCTGCCAGAATGAGCCTTTCTTCTCTTCCTTCAACGCAAACATTCTTGGAAGATCGTCAGCCATTGTCAGCAGCTGCAGAATCAGTTAGCAAAACATAG